One genomic segment of Musa acuminata AAA Group cultivar baxijiao chromosome BXJ3-3, Cavendish_Baxijiao_AAA, whole genome shotgun sequence includes these proteins:
- the LOC103978851 gene encoding protein NLP3: protein MSDSGGRHSPLPPVSAALLDIELDVDGSPWPFDLSSFVASPFSPFFLSSSSCPPPPSSLSFQLPPSPLWILEDRAPEIPGALAECSRFLDGSPDTTIAKAYVLDSKARQVQIPVPEENCGSSCVIKERMTQALRYFKESTDQQALVQVWAPVKNGSRCVLTTSGQPFILDPQSTKLLQYRTVSLMYIFSVDEDDDADMGLPGRVFTKRMPEWTPNVQYYSSKEYQRLNHALLHNVQGTLALPVFEPSGHSCIGVVEIVMTSQKVNYAYEVDKVCKALEAVNLKSSEILDHPNVVIANDGRQAALAEILEILTVVCEAEKLPLAQTWVPCRHRTVLAHGGGLKKICSSFDGSCAGQVCMSTTDVAFYIIDAHLWGFREACVEHHLQKGQGVAGRAFALRRACFSRDITEYCKSDYPLVHYARMFDLAGCLAICLRSIHSGDDDYILEFFLPAECKSSAEQQSLLNSISALLTQCFQSLKVITGVEFQEGISLQLVDLVTDDNYESIPKHLSSPCDDTHKSPETNIYEAEDNDDSRNEGNATSDLDKQQVATDSNVKKNGKIPLDSTALTDNTSRTPGKRRGKAEKMISLEVLQQYFSGSLKDAAKSLGVCPTTMKRICRHHGISRWPSRKINKVNRSLSKLKHVIESVQGAGALDLASLACPLPVALDSVPWPVNLDNLKDVKDGVKERDLSPEKSRGSVDQRNKSVSLQVHVEECVHLQVEAGRDSHCSTGSSSEGSMDDTPTSQGSCQGNPVNNDIFVSNQQALSDLRQALGIGSSSKLTSQNARDQIPLNENSLPTAVNVEPQLPVGLLIKDSASSKDLKNLCTFAAEASQDERGMAVTQNTLHPWEMQENRIVIIKASYKEDIIRFRLPHSAGVLAVKDEISKRLKLEVGTFDIKYLDDDHEWVMLTCDSDLEECIEISRLSGAHIIRLSVHDIMTHHGSSCGSSEFDHHSYVPRQFNMG, encoded by the exons ATGTCGGATTCCGGCGGCCGCCACTCACCACTGCCGCCCGTCTCGGCCGCGCTCTTGGACATCGAGCTCGACGTCGACGGCTCCCCGTGGCCGTTCGACCTGAGCTCCTTCGTCGCGAGCCCCTTCTcccccttcttcctctcctcctcctcctgtccgCCTCCCCCTTCGTCGCTCTCCTTCCAACTTCCTCCGTCCCCGCTTTGGATCTTGGAAGATAGGGCTCCCGAGATCCCGGGTGCTCTCGCTGAGTGCTCGAGATTCCTCGATG GTAGTCCTGACACGACGATTGCAAAAGCTTACGTGCTCGATAGCAAGGCAAGACAGGTCCAGATTCCAGTTCCGGAGGAGAATTGTGGCTCTTCCTGTGTGATCAAAGAGAGGATGACACAGGCACTTCGGTACTTTAAGGAGTCAACAGATCAGCAAGCACTGGTTCAGGTCTGGGCGCCTGTAAAGAATGGGAGCCGTTGTGTTCTCACGACTTCAGGACAACCCTTCATTCTTGATCCGCAGAGTACCAAGCTTCTTCAGTATCGAACGGTCTCTCTAATGTATATATTTTCagttgatgaagatgatgatgcagATATGGGTCTCCCTGGCCGTGTCTTCACAAAAAGAATGCCAGAATGGACTCCAAATGTGCAATACTATAGCAGCAAGGAGTATCAGCGCCTTAACCATGCCCTGCTCCATAATGTACAGGGGACCTTGGCATTGCCAGTTTTTGAACCATCTGGTCACTCCTGCATTGGTGTGGTTGAGATTGTTATGACATCGCAAAAGGTCAATTATGCTTATGAGGTTGATAAAGTTTGCAAAGCTTTAGAG GCGGTAAACCTGAAAAGTTCTGAGATCTTGGACCATCCAAATGTTGTA ATAGCCAATGATGGACGCCAAGCCGCTCTAGCTGAAATTCTGGAAATTTTGACTGTGGTCTGCGAAGCAGAAAAGTTGCCGCTTGCACAGACTTGGGTTCCATGTAGGCATCGGACTGTTCTGGCACATGGTGGCGGTCTTAAGAAGATTTGTTCAAGCTTTGATGGAAGTTGCGCTGGACAAGTCTGCATGTCAACAACTGATGTTGCTTTCTATATTATCGATGCTCACCTGTGGGGATTTAGAGAAGCTTGTGTGGAACACCATTTGCAGAAGGGACAAGGGGTGGCTGGCAGAGCATTTGCACTACGAAGGGCATGTTTCTCAAGAGATATTACCGAGTACTGTAAAAGTGACTATCCTCTTGTACACTATGCTCGGATGTTTGATTTAGCTGGTTGTCTTGCCATATGCTTACGAAGTATCCACTCGGGAGATGATGATTACATATTGGAGTTCTTCCTTCCAGCTGAGTGTAAAAGTTCTGCTGAGCAACAAAGTTTACTGAATTCCATTTCAGCTTTGCTGACACAGTGTTTTCAAAGTCTGAAAGTCATAACTGGTGTCGAATTTCAAGAAGGAATATCTCTTCAACTTGTTGACTTGGTTACGGATGATAACTATGAATCGATACCTAAACACTTATCTAGCCCATGTGATGACACGCATAAGTCTCCAGAGACTAATATCTATGAAGCTGAAGACAATGATGATTCACGAAACGAGGGCAATGCAACTTCTGATTTGGATAAGCAGCAAGTGGCTACAGACTCGAATGTCAAAAAGAATGGCAAGATACCTTTAGACTCAACTGCATTGACTGACAATACCAGCAGGACACCTGGAAAGCGGAGAGGCAAAGCAGAGAAGATGATCAGTTTGGAGGTACTTCAACAATACTTTTCTGGGAGTCTTAAAGATGCTGCAAAGAGTCTTGGTG TTTGTCCAACAACCATGAAGCGCATTTGTCGGCATCATGGAATTTCCAGATGGCCATCTCGGAAGATCAATAAGGTTAATCGCTCTCTTTCCAAGCTGAAGCATGTGATTGAGTCAGTCCAAGGTGCAGGAGCATTGGATTTGGCGTCTCTGGCATGCCCGCTTCCTGTTGCTCTTGATTCTGTTCCATGGCCTGTAAACTTGGATAATCTAAAAGACGTCAAAGACGGTGTCAAGGAGAGAGATCTTTCTCCAGAGAAGTCTCGTGGTAGCGTAGATCAGCGGAACAAGTCTGTTTCTCTTCAGGTGCATGTTGAAGAATGTGTCCATCTTCAGGTGGAGGCTGGCAGGGATTCACATTGTTCGACAGGAAGCTCTTCAGAAGGAAGCATGGATGACACCCCTACTTCCCAAGGTTCGTGCCAGGGAAATCCGGTCAATAATGATATCTTTGTGAGTAACCAACAAGCTTTGTCTGACTTAAGACAAGCACTGGGCATCGGCTCTTCCTCAAAACTCACGTCACAAAATGCTCGTGATCAAATTCCTCTGAACGAAAACTCACTACCTACCGCCGTTAATGTCGAGCCCCAACTACCAGTCGGATTACTGATCAAAGATTCTGCTAGCTCGAAAGATTTGAAAAACCTTTGTACTTTTGCAGCAGAGGCTTCACAGGATGAACGTGGTATGGCTGTAACTCAAAACACCTTACACCCATGGGAGATGCAAGAAAACAGGATAGTGATCATCAAGGCAAGTTACAAAGAAGATATAATTAGGTTTCGTTTGCCACACAGCGCTGGTGTCTTGGCGGTGAAGGATGAAATCTCAAAGAGGCTGAAACTGGAAGTGGGCACTTTTGATATCAAGTATCTGGATGATGATCATGAGTGGGTCATGCTGACTTGTGATTCAGATTTGGAGGAGTGCATAGAGATCTCAAGACTGTCTGGAGCTCACATAATCAGGTTATCTGTGCATGATATAATGACGCACCATGGAAGCTCTTGTGGGAGTTCAGAGTTTGATCATCACAGTTATGTACCCAGACAGTTCAATATGGGTTAA
- the LOC135633959 gene encoding sulfated surface glycoprotein 185-like, which translates to MAARAHCSLALSLLCIFLYSSAGGGAREQLPSALVVGTVFCDTCFRQELAESSYFISGASVAVECGDAANQLGYRKVATTDRRGVFGVRLPPRISRNLGLVEACSVKLLRSNEPFCAVAASATTAGLRLQSRRNGVRVYSAGFFSFKPLNQPELCHQKPQLDQAAFFLPSPPSFGGVPLPENPLFPPPSLLPPNPLQPPPSVLPPFPLQPPPSPSFNLPPVPLLTPPPPPPALPFPPVPFVPAPRFPGVPPASSWKKTSP; encoded by the exons ATGGCTGCAAGAGCTCACTGCTCGCTGGCTCTCTCGCTCCTCTGCATCTTCCTCTATTCCTCTGCTGGTGGTGGCGCAAGGGAGCAGCTCCCCTCCGCGCTCGTCGTCGGAACCGTCTTTTGTGACACCTGCTTCCGCCAGGAATTGGCCGAGTCCAGCTACTTCATCTCAG GTGCTTCGGTGGCGGTCGAGTGCGGAGACGCTGCGAACCAGCTCGGCTACAGGAAGGTGGCGACGACGGACCGGCGCGGAGTGTTTGGAGTTCGCTTGCCGCCGAGAATAAGCAGGAACTTAGGTTTGGTGGAGGCTTGCTCGGTGAAGCTGCTCAGAAGCAATGAACCGTTCTGCGCGGTGGCTGCCTCGGCGACCACCGCCGGCCTGCGTCTCCAGTCGAGGAGGAACGGCGTTCGTGTCTACTCTGCTGGGTTCTTCAGCTTCAAGCCACTGAACCAACCCGAGCTGTGCCATCAGAAACCACAGCTAGACCAGGCTGCGTTCTTCCTGCCATCGCCACCGAGCTTCGGCGGAGTTCCACTACCGGAAAACCCGTTGTTTCCGCCGCCATCCCTTCTGCCACCAAACCCGCTCCAGCCACCACCGTCGGTTCTCCCGCCGTTCCCGCTGCAGCCGCCTCCATCGCCGTCCTTCAACTTACCTCCAGTTCCCCTGCTGACACCGCCGCCACCACCGCCGGCCTTGCCCTTCCCTCCGGTCCCGTTCGTGCCAGCTCCTCGGTTCCCTGGCGTCCCACCTGCCTCCTCTTGGAAGAAGACATCGCCATGA
- the LOC135585495 gene encoding hexosyltransferase GAUT11-like, with translation MRRRAPEFRRPARRRLSYWICLLIGISIAAGLVLFLFQHHHQDRFEPLLREKVVADEEITRESLNLTQELLSSSSYARQLADQMTLAKAYVVIAKEHHNLQLAWELSSHIRNGQRLLSQAAVRGKSITLEEAHPVVSRLAQLIYKAQDFHYDISTTITTLKSHTLALEERANAATAQSAEFGQLAAETMPKSLHCFNIKLTEEWFRNSSLMKLSEERRNLPRLVDNNLYHFCIFSDNVMATSVVVNSTASNADHPQQLVFHVVTDEVNYRAMTTWFLRNDFSGCTVEVRSIEELNLLNTSFSPLVKQLMLAETRAYHFAGSSQDQNAESRLKDTNFASLLNHLRFYIPQIQPLLEKVVFLDDDVVVQKDLTPLFSVELHGNVVGAVETCLEAFHRFYKYINFSNPVVSSKFDPQACGWAFGMNIFDLIAWKKANVTAKYHYWREQNADKMIWKRGTLAPGLLAFYGLMEPLDQRWHVLGLGYDPEIDDRLIESAAVVHFNGNMKPWLKSSISRYKNLWEQYIDFSHPLIKDCIMH, from the exons ATGCGGCGGAGGGCGCCCGAGTTCCGGCGCCCGGCCAGAAGGCGGCTCTCGTACTGGATATGTTTGCTAATTGGGATCTCGATCGCCGCGGGACTCGTTCTCTTCCTCTTTCAACACCACCACCAGGATCGATTTGAGCCGCTCTTACGG GAAAAGGTTGTAGCTGATGAGGAAATCACTCGTGAATCTCTAAACCTCACCCAGGAGCTGTTAAGTAGTAGTTCCTACGCCAGGCAACTTGCTGATCAGATGACACTGGCCAAGGCTTATGTAGTCATAGCCAAGGAGCATCACAACCTTCAGCTTGCATGGGAGCTTAGCTCACATATAAGGAATGGTCAACGTTTGCTCTCTCAAGCAGCTGTGAGAGGGAAATCAATCACCCTAGAAGAAGCACATCCTGTCGTGAGTAGACTAGCACAGCTTATATACAAGGCCCAAGATTTCCATTATGACATTAGCACTACAATAACAACACTAAAGAGCCACACACTTGCTCTTGAAGAGCGTGCAAATGCAGCAACTGCACAGAGTGCAGAGTTTGGCCAACTGGCTGCAGAAACAATGCCCAAAAGCCTCCACTGTTTTAACATAAAACTCACAGAGGAGTGGTTTAGAAATTCGTCTCTTATGAAACTGTCAGAAGAGCGAAGGAACTTGCCTCGACTTGTTGACAACAATCTATACCATTTCTGTATATTCTCTGATAATGTGATGGCAACTTCTGTTGTCGTGAATTCCACAGCTTCTAATGCTGATCATCCCCAACAGCTTGTGTTTCATGTGGTCACAGATGAGGTCAACTACAGGGCTATGACTACTTGGTTTCTCAGGAATGATTTTAGTGGATGTACAGTCGAGGTTCGAAGCATAGAAGAGTTAAATTTGTTGAACACCTCTTTCTCTCCACTGGTCAAACAGCTAATGCTTGCTGAAACTAGAGCTTATCACTTTGCTGGTAGTTCACAAGATCAGAATGCGGAATCAAGGTTGAAGGACACTAATTTTGCTTCTTTACTAAATCACTTGCGGTTCTACATCCCACAGATACAGCCGCTGTTGGAAAAGGTGGTGTTTCTGGATGATGATGTTGTGGTACAGAAGGATCTAACCCCTCTGTTCTCAGTGGAGTTGCATGGGAATGTTGTTGGAGCTGTAGAGACTTGCCTAGAAGCATTTCATCGGTTCTACAAATATATCAATTTCTCCAATCCAGTTGTTAGTTCAAAATTTGATCCACAAGCATGTGGATGGGCTTTTGGGATGAATATCTTTGACCTAATAGCATGGAAGAAGGCAAATGTTACTGCAAAATATCACTACTGGCGGGAGCAGAATGCTGACAAGATGATCTGGAAGAGAGGCACTCTTGCTCCTGGCCTTCTGGCATTTTATGGGCTGATGGAACCCCTTGATCAGAGGTGGCATGTGCTCGGGTTGGGTTATGACCCGGAAATTGATGACAGGTTGATTGAGAGTGCGGCTGTTGTGCACTTCAATGGGAACATGAAGCCCTGGCTTAAATCATCTATAAGCAGGTACAAGAATCTTTGGGAACAATACATCGACTTCTCACATCCACTTATTAAAGACTGCATAATGCATTGA